The segment AGAAAACCATGTTATTTGTGGATGGAACGGAGAAGCGGAGTGATTTCCGGGACAACCCTGTAGATGTGCACTTTTATGTTGTCCTCCTTAAATAGCTCAAAGACACAAACATCAAACTTCTCCAGATTATTTCCTAGGGAAAATTTACCCCAGCCACCACTGAAAGAGGCAACACAGCGGTCACTGTAGTAAACATAGTTAACTTCCCAAGGCTTTCCTTGTGGATCCCAGAGTGTCATCTTCTTGCTTGTTTTGGGAAGCGACTCTCTGACAAATTCACATGAGATGTTCTGCAATACAATGGAGTAAGTCAGAGAAGAAATTGCAGTGTAAACAAGCCAGTGGTAAATACACAGGTACATGACAACGCTGCTCACTGGACAGATGAAAGAACCAGAAACATACAGCGGTGGAtctaagggggggggggtgctcaAGCCCCCCTACTTAGTTGGCACAAGtgggagccccccccccccaagcacCCCCCACTTAGCTGGCGCATGGTCAGATACTCAGATGAGGAATAGAGGACCAAGTGAAGAAcaccgaggaagaagagaagcTGCGTTGGTTGGGGAAGAGTTCTCCTGGGCCAACTGGCATGTTCGCTCTTTGCAAAATCGTAATAAACCAGCCCGGCCTAGCCCAGTTCACTTGCTGTCTGAATTCTCATCCCTGATTCTCCAATCTCCCAGTCCCTAATTCCCCAATCTCATCCCCGATTCCCCAACCAAGTGACCAACCTGCGCAGCTACACAGGCACAGGCAGGCGGGCGAGTCACGAGTGGGCGGCACGGGGCACATCGTGCAGGAAGCGCGGGCGGCTGAGCGGGTGGGTAGCCAGCCTGTAGGTAGGCAACGGGCGGGTGGGCGGGCAGTGCGCAGCAGTGCAGGACCGAGGCAAGCGGCATGCATATCgatgagccccccccccccccccctgaatTTTGGTTTGCGTCCGTCCCTGGAAACATatctttttgtaatttttctagGCTCTTGGTGCTTCAACATCACAATCAGACAATACAAAACTAACTTATAAAAGTAAAACAAACTTTCCTAGTCCAATGTGGGATCGGAAACTAGAAACGCAAAAGTAAGTTTTTTAGAACAATAAGCAAAGGTAGTTAAATAAACCAAACTAGGCTAGTTTGCAAAGTTACTAAAAAAGTGCTCGAATATTATTTCTTGTTACAAAAGCAGTGGGCTGCAAGGAGTAGGAAAACACAAATAAGTGATAAATATAGTTGGTAGATTTTCAACAGGTGCAATAagtacaacataaaaaaaaaacttacctaGAAATGGAATGTCAAGAGTAATGCATATCCATATAGAAAAAATGGAATGCAGCATCTGTACACAGATCCAGCTGATTATATCAAAATGTTGTACCTGTGAATGTCCTTCAGCTATGCCCGGCTGCCAATAACAGTGTTTTTATATACTAAACAGATCTATTTTCCAAGAATGGACCCATAAGTCTATACCCATTTATCACAATAATTTCCAGGAATGAAAGAAAGCATACAACATCTGCTCTTTCCTTATTATTAGGGAAACCAGCTCCATCCAAATTTTAATTAGTACCAGCGGGCATTTCTGTTTCCCAATTTTGAGCTGGACAATGGGGTCCAGGATTTCTCACAATAATCTGACTCTCTAGTCTCCTCGTACCTAGAAGCTGAATTGGTAAACTCTTGCGCAGCGACAACCTGATACTTCAATACTCTGAGTTATCGCAAGATTGGCAACACTTGATACTTTTGTAAACTAAGATATGTAGATTTTTATCTACGAAAGTAATGATGCTTAACTTGCTTGGAGCATACTTGAGTATTATCATCAAGGAACTTATATGCCAACTGAGAAAAATTCTAACTACAGTGCGCATTAAGGAATTCTGTTCACACATACAACTACAAGGAATAGCTTTGAGCTCGATATAAATGAAGTAGCATATGGGAAATAAGTGACATTACCATGAAAAATCCCACATAGACATAAGAGTCCATCATTATTTGCATGGCGAAAGGATTCTTTGATTTAAACTCCTTTGCCCTTTTAAGAGCGAGGTTTTTCTCTTCTTCAGTTACTGGACGCCTTTGTGATATTACTACTGGTTGCCTTGCCTTCTTAAAGATGACTGAAAAATGCAATAACATCAAATCATTCACAGAAATCACACAGTCCAAAAGAACTGAATCTCTTATTAATAACAGACGATGGGAAATTCACGTCTAACAAAAAATATCAGGGGAGGACTAACTTACATTTACCACCCCTAGGCACATCCTTATCCCTGATCCGAGTCTGGTTGGAACAATTATATTCATCTAACAAACTGACTGAGAAATTTGTGATATGCAAAAGTTAGCTTGAATGGAAAGCGCATGGATGATAATGATTCTGAATGAATCCGAGCTAGAAGAATAATGGTTGCTCGTGAGTGTGCCAGACAATCTACAACAGATTTGCAGCAATGCATGTGACTGGACAGGCCATCGAATTGTTTTGATGCCAATGCTCAACTGGGATTGTAATCTTGTTTTGATATAATAGAGCACTTATGTTCTATtctcaaaaaaagagagaagaatcAGTGATAATATATTAGTCAATAGCCACCACCAATACAGAGCTTAGACATGGGGATCTTATGGAAATTACAAGCCTGCAATGGCATAACACATGGCCTCATGAGTTCTGACTGTGCACTGCAACTTATCAACAATACAATTACAGGCATGTGATGAATGGGTTACTCATTTATGCAGTTATCCTGCACTCAACTTGATGTTGTCACTcaaaacatgttaaaataaTTGCACTCTAAACTGCTAGCAGCTATGCACTTTTGCCATGAACTAAATGTTGAGTACATCAGAGCAATTATTCAGTTAAATTATACattttctgaaaattagggATATATTACCTTTATTGCTGTTAAGGATTGTCGATGCTGCCTTAGATGTGCCAACGATACCATCAGGCCTCTTTTTCTCAGCTTTCTTCCACTTCGATGCAGAGCCATCTGCTATGAGATCATCCGTTCCTCTATTCCTTTTTCTTGTGGTTCCATTACCCTCCTCTAGGGGGAAAGTCGATATTTCAGATGTCCCACCTGCATCGATGACTATGTCCCCTTCACCATTTTCTACATTAACGACTCTGTCCTTACAAGGCTGAGCAACCAAAGCTGACGGGTCCTCGACGCCCGATGGACAGAACACCACCACACAGAATTGCGAGTGTCCATCATAAGTGAATACTAAAAAGTGACCCTTCTTGAGGGAATGATCTCTAACAAATTCATTCCACCCACCTGCGAACCACAATCCTTCGGAGTCTGAAGTAAGTACTACTTGCCACGTGCCGCCGCTTGGGCTTTTCAGGGAAACCAATCCAGAAGGCTTGTCCTCAAGGTACTGGTGGAACGGCGATGGAATTTTCTACATAGTGTCAACAAATAAGAAGTTGTTGGTTTTTTTTCCCTCTAGAATACACACAAGAACTTGTTGACGCTATGAACTACATATCTGATGCAATCCCAGCTCAAAAATAAAGCCATCAAATAAACGGTATAAGAAGTTGTATCATCGTGATATAACGACAATTTACAAGAGAAAAATAATGTTTCctttatcaaataaaaaattacatgtgGTCTACAAATGTGATGGCCCTGGAATATGCAGTCATAGCCTGGAAGATGAAACAGTACTGAACACTGATAACATGAGGGTATAGGACTGACAGCAGAAGTAAATGACTAAAAACAAACTAACAAGTaaaaatctattaaaaaataatcaatGAGCATTTCCCATTTGTTTTGGCCATTGCAAGCCGCAGAGTTCAGATTCCTAAACAAGATAAAAGAAATGCTCGATCATCATCGCAGCATCTCACGGAGCAACCAAAAGTAATTTTTGGGGAAAAAAGCAGCGAAAAGTAATAGCACAGTCCTCCATTGATTCATGGATGTAACAAGACAGGGGACTCAAGAAGCTCACCAATCGCTCCCCTGATTGCTCAGGGAAGAAGACCTTGAAGAAGCGCTGGCCGGCGCCTATGGCTTCCCCCTCCTTCCCGtccttctgcttctgcttcccctccttcccatccttctgcttctgcttctccTTGCCGCTCTCCCGCGCCGCCACGGCCGCGCTGCTGCTCCCCTGCTGCTTCTTGCGCCCCATGAGCAAGGAGGACACCCCAAGACCGAAGATTCAATGATTGTTGCGGGCAGGGCAGGACGCCCGGCCGGCAGCCCCTCTGAATAGAGGACTGTGGGCAGTTACCACCGGTCACTGGAGTCTGAACCTTGGGTTTTAAGGAATGCCCAACGCAAGGACAAAACGGTCAGTCTTTACAAGACAATGGGGAAAGAGGGGAGGAAAAGTTGCTGAACTTGTGCTCCTTTTTGGGCAGTGTGCTGACTGCTGGAAATATGTATCTGCAAGAGAGATTGTAGCTagattttccttttcctttccagGACAGCGTAATGCAGAGGCGTCTAAATGGCCGGTTCGATCTGGTACGGTACGGGTCCAGTCAGGTACGATCCACATTAGGCATAATCTGTTACAGCTAAACAGATCGTATCGTATCGGTCCACGTGCCGTGGCTGCAGTCCAGGCACAGCCTATTTAAGATCTCGTTATACCGTGCCGGCTCACGGCACGGTAGGCctaatgtgttttttttttttttttttgcttgtcgGCCTGTTAACACGTGAAAATCGGAAAAGAACATCAAAAAATTGCCGGATGTTAGGATCAAACTCATAATCTCATACATGGGAAACAATCACTCTACCACCCTATTAAGCATCTTTTTATGTATTAAggataaacaaattatataaaaccttagaaaaatagaaaaacttaaatgAGCCATGTCGTGCCGACCCGGCATGCCGTGGCTTTGGCCCAAGCACGGCCCGCCTAACTGTGTTGTGCTGGCTCGGCCCGTTTACTCTCGTACCGTGCCGTGCCTTGCCATTTTTCCCGTACCTCGGACTGGCCTGTTAGGCCCGACCCAGTTGGCCACCTTTAGCATAATGCTTGATGATCAATCACCAATTTTTACATCTAGTATGTAGATGCAAAAATGATACTGGGGGCAATGTGAAAGGGGAGGGGGTGTGTTTGTAGCGTGTCTTTCAAATATCTATGGTGGACAGCTTGGTCTTTTCAATATTGCATGTAACACCTGGAACCTCCACAAGTTCGGAGTGCTACTAACCTATATGTCCATCGAACAAGAAAAATTCAGCAGCATCTTCTCTAAAACTAGAGGTATAATTGACCAAACATCACATagagataaataaatatcatcATACTAATAGCAATAAACATCCTAGCAATGAGGAACAAACCTCGATCATGGAAAAGTACAATGACATGTTAACGCGTCTAAAGATAGCTAAAAAGATAACATGAAAGATAAACCAAAAGATGAAGGTGCTTGTTGCAAATGACGTATATCGCTTCATTCACTTCTTAATTCAAGATTCAGGTGAACTTTAGAAAAGTAAATATTAAGCAACAAGGTTATGCATAACCAAAAGACACAACTTCTAACATAAGTATATACTTCATGCTTCGCATACAAGGAATATGAACAACTGCGAGAAATAAGACATATTTCTTTCTGTTATCTCATAATCTGGGAAACATCCAATCTTTAGAATGTGGTAAGCAACTAACATGTTCACATTTTTATTTGATAAATCATTATACGTGCGGCAATTAAAAGATGGATGTAActaaataacaagttaaagcatAGTCATCTCCTACATTCACTTGACTTCATCGGTGATGAAGGCGGACACTAGCTGCGACCTGCAATGACtccacctgaacaaacacacaATTAGCACCACGACACCACAAACGGTAAAGCAAAAGAAGGCACACGCTTCTACGCCCAAAAACCACGCAAACCCAGCAATAGAAGGCTACAGAAGGACATCTACCACTTAGCTCGCCAGACGTCGAGCGAGAACCTCATCTAGCTAGGTCGAAGAACGAAGAACAAGACACATCACACTGTCTAACTCTCACCAGTCACCAACATAATTAGTCAAAAACTCCTAATCTTCTtaacaaaaaagaacaaaaccaACGCCATCGGGAAGCTTTcgacaagacctacaacttCCATTATGACCATACAATTGATTTCAATACCGGTTAGACCTAAAATTAATTAACCCGCTACTCACTAACCAGTCCAACAAACACCTATCCAAAAACGTGGATGACCGATCTCAACTATCTACAAGCGTCTAAGGACAAAGAAGATGTCACCTTTGGAGTGAGATCTCGGATCAACAACGAATCCGACAAACTCGCAGgaattcctcttcttctcccttcttcatcatcaccttcttcttctttcttccctctcctctttctcctccttcctcctcctcctcatctttttcttcttctcttctttttccttttcttcttcttttcttttggccaGCCGGCCCTTCCCTGCTCGCCGCCCCCAACCTCCTCCCTCAAGTATTGTCATCGTTCATCTTATGGCCATTGCAAATGCTTCACCCACTGCAGTGGTATTCAAAGAAAAGTGTTAATTTTTAATCTCTACtgtataaaacacgagttgttTTTGCGTCACCTCTTCCCCTATTCTcctcctatctaataaaaacctttaaaatttgatttaattttacCCACTTTTATCATCCATTATCATCTTATAGCCTCCCCGCCTCGTTATTGACTACGGATATAGGCAATGGCGAAGCTACGTTGACCCTCCATGGTGCACATGCACTAGGGTAAAAACACAGTGTAATGCTATTTAGTGAAATATTGTTTGAAAATTTATGCATTGCTATATGACCATGGCATTATTTGCTCTAGCTTCACCGTTGGATATATAACttgttttactaatgaaaataaaaaaaggaggaaaatTAGCAGATAGTCTCCTCCTACTTTTTCGGATCTCATCTGAAATTAAACTATAGCATCGCTCCTAACGTATTCGTTTGGTGACGCTCCGATAGCGTATCCATATCTCCATACCATAAGTTTTTGCTTGATGTTACCATGCCCAATATTTACGTTTTCGTTACAATGCACGGCACTTAGCTAGTGTTAAATTTGTGgcatacaaggcattttctctTTAGTTTTAAAGAGTCCAGCAAcagatcttaattttttttttaatataaactcAAGCCATTGAGATAGTCGTTGctcacaaataattatttttatatgaaatttaCACACAAAATTTTGAACTGATCATTAAGCCACAAAGAAACCAAATGGGTATACCTCTATGCAGAGGATCCTCCATGCACACACCACATGCATATACAAATCATTGCACATAAACTCGTCTAGATTTAAGGTGTGGAAATGTGGCTTCTCTTGCAACAAAAGGAGGTGACAAATTATACATACTTCATTTAATTACACAGGGATAAGAGTAAGAAAGTAGTTAAGGGTGTTTGGATAGTCGACTATAAGTGTTTGTTTGGTATAGTTCTagctctttaaaaaaaattgagctaGTTATTcctagttttagaaatttttggaGTCGTAGCTATGGACAAATTGAGCATTTTGGTTGAacatcttgttcttattttggACTAAAAACAAATAtctaaatcactttattttattctataaattttaaatcCTAGATGGATCTCGGAGCTAGAGTTATGCTAAACAAGGTCTAAATATGGGGTAGAAGTTTAAATGAGTAGTCTAGCAAAAATGAggctatttttttcaattttgacAAGAATAGAACTCACGGATACTTGAGTGCTGTTTGGTTTGCAGTAAGTGTTACCTTAGCAAAATTTGGCAGCATTGACAAAATTTAGCTACCACTTGCGTGCTTTGCTATCAGATTTCGGTAAGGTTCTCCTCCACTCACTTGTAATCTTTGCTCATTTTCTTgcaagtaaatgcgaaaacgtaaataaggttgAGAGATAAGTTCGATATAAGGAATTTTTATcttatggtatcgatggcataaatgtcacctctagtccacgttggagctccataaaggatatgctctcggttggcacgactcttccggtcatagctcttgagctaACAAGTCACTGAGACAAGGACTCAaacatgatgagccaccaagccaccaagataagatctcatcactagtctctcttcctgTCACTTGCCGCCGTaatcacttcggagtttgagccaccaaggtaagggtcccCGCGTCCTCGTACACATGTCTTGatatcgctccacaccaagtcagagggtcaacaagcttgagccaagACCTAAgatgtcggtgagtcaccaagactctaaggcaccgacataccacttggtacaagttaggaccACTCCTttatcccttcttcaagctacaacacctagctataactcactctaggcctataagaactaaacactctctaatcttgtgcttaattatcttggataatcactttaagcactttggtggcttggatgtcttctcaaatgtgtatgagtttcctctagactccagcaacatACCACACCTTAAAATGACTGAGTGTATGGGTATGTATAGTCTCAAACCatccaactagccatttttctaatgactcagaaaaattgttaacactggatgatccaatgAGAACAacagtactaacaccggatcatccagtgagtacagcctcataaactagccgttagaactctATTGAAtgcctttgtgaacaccagacacttcGGTATGCCTTAAaatccatcatcggaccttcccgtgagttatctttagccatctgagcctttgtagcctctctttgtaaaatactctggtgcattcatcttcagatCATTGAACCTTCTGTTGGGtcgttcttcattcttcaacacttttAGTTGTCTCTGTAAAAAATGCCCTGATGCTATACtttggtgtgcacaaaccaagcaccgaaccatccggtaggttgatcttcagttttctacacttgcattcttctctgcaataAAGGCTCCGGTGTAACACTGTGcggatcaccggactatccggtgaggtcatcagccttctcccccattgtcagaaatactccgatgagttcaacacgcagagcaccgaaccatccggtgaagtcatcaaccttcactttgcctctggataaaatactccagtgaatTCAACTCCTCTACAATGGACCTTCCGATGGGGAAAATCTTCCtaaaacttctccaattcagtcaatCTTTGTCTCGGCTGCGTGACTTTTTGAGTATTGCATccgtgagacctactaacatatattattgacaaacatattagtcccaatgattatattatcattaatcaccaaaatcataatcatggcctaatagggttattttcgctacaatctctccttttttgattgatgaaaacacaaccaaaataagtggcaaataataaatgataccaatcataaagagcataaagtcttaccatattACTTGATGCATgctcttaccatttagtccccttTGTTATGgctccctctttctctattgtcactatctcccttaatCGACTCATGCAAGAACTTCTcctctttgtcaacctaggtgcctcatgttgctttttgtatcttcttcttcttcccttttgtcaactttggcattcctagacatcttgattcttgctttggtcatcaaacttatCCTCCTTTGTCGACAATCTCAAAAAGAGttacaaacatatgttcaaCTCTAGGAAAAACGTTAGAGCATAGacgagagagcttcataaatcatgatccatatcaaataataccaattgaaaatatataccaattgtaaggatgttagatattgatatcaattgaaaaaaagacaaacaatgatcataattcatgaaactcacatgatataatctaaactccccttttatgtgtgcatacatataatgagacccacttatGAATATCACTtataggaatgtagcaatatatgtaCATCTAAACAATAAGTAGatgtaggaagtttaagtcatattatgcatagaggtagtttaaatatagaaataaattaacaatgatATTAATAAATATTGTATACCTCCAAGGACATGTTGATTtcttcataaaactacaaaagatacatctagcaacacatgttagtctcaaaatcacaactaataggatatactccccctaaatgtgtacaTACAAGTGTTAAATGATTGCGAGacatatacacttgttattaataacaatggaaaaggtaccctatagattgctTCATTGCATataaaaagataccaattataaaactaattccataaaaatattgttgctcataagaaataaagaaacacaagcaacctaccatataaaaacctatgctaggtattgcaataacttgaaatatgtatatgcaatcctaggcaaggcaaatgagctacaacaattcAAAGATAttgcatctagctccattacctTTTTACCTCTGGGTAGGGATTtggatatatgatgatcattATCTTCATCAAAGCttccaatcttatacacttggcttcttcgCTTGAATCTTTACTTTATTTTGTGAGCCACTTCTTCAAATCCTCATAGCcacctcgggcttcaagtcttctttgaaacatAAAttgattggggccccttcatgttggtgatgacttccttaggcacccaaatgggttggttctactccaaattctttctcctaatcatatgtgcaaccaccttgccattgttcttcttcttgagcttgtagtggttgctcttgatcttgatcttgtagttgggcttggtgtagatgttggaggccttgttggagaggtttattgctttcttcttctccttcgtttccttcttgacttgtttgcattggaaggacttatggccttcttgatgatatttgaagcatgtcacagtgaACCTCTCCGCAAGCTTTTTCATCATGGTAGcatgattatcttgaggaggttggacatggttcttgtcCTTTAATCCTGTCaaatccttcttgagcttttccacttcttgcttaagcacATCagtttcttgtgcaatgagttcattagattttttataagaacattatcaacacatatctcattgtaaaggggtgagctagataaatcaattaaatcatcacaaaaagtgcaagcatctaccttagaattgaaattaaataaagaggtaAATTTCTCTAACGTGAGCTTAGTTTAAGATTCAATgtactcaaatttagccttaagctcatcatgctccctgtttagcaaattgaatcaTAAGGTATTTGTGTGATGATTTGCGTcatgatgacttgcgtgatggtgattttgaggaagagcttctcttggaggagtgggtggcgaagctctcatcacttgagcttgaatcttcatcttcacacaCCCAACtttctatgcttgcaaatgctttggctcttccccttgtctccctgttgctcttggtcttcttctcattcttaatgtgatcaatagttttgaccaagtctttcatggagaatcgatgatcaatcttggtattgatcttcttgatgttcttctccacttgagagatgagcttggtgacttcagggtccatttcttcatcacttgatgtactttgctcatcatcttcattgctctcttcatctttatctttatctccatcattttcgcttgagcttgactcttgcttttGCATCCTCATTTTCTCCTTTATGTGTGGGCATGGTGTTTGCTTGCTTGTAAGAGCAAGTTTCTTCGCGTTGGATGAGGAAGATACTTACATaaccatgttcatggtcatctcatggacggtgatTTTGCCGAggacttgacttggagtcatcttcttgatatcattattgtcgtagatgatggagattatcaacttgtacttcggaagaagagcttgaagtattcttctcaccactcgatcatcgtcaattggcgtcaaacctagcccattgatctcattgacaagaatattcaaatgtgagtatatTTTATTAGCATTATCATTGGGTAGTTATTTGataccattgagcttagtaaccagcacatgatatttctcattatgcacatcctttgtgcctttctgtatttcaataagactattccaaatatcatacgcataaacacgattaaatatatcaacatttaaaaataataaaaggatactcttcgccaatg is part of the Phragmites australis chromosome 12, lpPhrAust1.1, whole genome shotgun sequence genome and harbors:
- the LOC133887119 gene encoding B3 domain-containing protein Os11g0197600-like isoform X2 is translated as MGRKKQQGSSSAAVAARESGKEKQKQKDGKEGKQKQKDGKEGEAIGAGQRFFKVFFPEQSGERLKIPSPFHQYLEDKPSGLVSLKSPSGGTWQVVLTSDSEGLWFAGGWNEFVRDHSLKKGHFLVFTYDGHSQFCVVVFCPSGVEDPSALVAQPCKDRVVNVENGEGDIVIDAGGTSEISTFPLEEGNGTTRKRNRGTDDLIADGSASKWKKAEKKRPDGIVGTSKAASTILNSNKVIFKKARQPVVISQRRPVTEEEKNLALKRAKEFKSKNPFAMQIMMDSYVYVGFFMNISCEFVRESLPKTSKKMTLWDPQGKPWEVNYVYYSDRCVASFSGGWGKFSLGNNLEKFDVCVFELFKEDNIKVHIYRVVPEITPLLRSIHK
- the LOC133887119 gene encoding B3 domain-containing protein Os11g0197600-like isoform X1 yields the protein MGRKKQQGSSSAAVAARESGKEKQKQKDGKEGKQKQKDGKEGEAIGAGQRFFKVFFPEQSGERLKIPSPFHQYLEDKPSGLVSLKSPSGGTWQVVLTSDSEGLWFAGGWNEFVRDHSLKKGHFLVFTYDGHSQFCVVVFCPSGVEDPSALVAQPCKDRVVNVENGEGDIVIDAGGTSEISTFPLEEGNGTTRKRNRGTDDLIADGSASKWKKAEKKRPDGIVGTSKAASTILNSNKVSLLDEYNCSNQTRIRDKDVPRGGKFIFKKARQPVVISQRRPVTEEEKNLALKRAKEFKSKNPFAMQIMMDSYVYVGFFMNISCEFVRESLPKTSKKMTLWDPQGKPWEVNYVYYSDRCVASFSGGWGKFSLGNNLEKFDVCVFELFKEDNIKVHIYRVVPEITPLLRSIHK